The following coding sequences are from one Primulina eburnea isolate SZY01 unplaced genomic scaffold, ASM2296580v1 ctg1459_ERROPOS10500000+, whole genome shotgun sequence window:
- the LOC140820783 gene encoding uncharacterized protein At1g15400-like produces MAGLQRSVVSFRRQGSSGLVWDEKLTQLVNQQDKENNKPQLEGQQDPAATVPTKNSPPPPVLTIERSRSNGGGRGFRTGRVSPAIEPPSPKVSACGLCSAFGKQDKNRRRRRLPPARPGKRVV; encoded by the coding sequence ATGGCAGGCTTGCAGAGATCTGTAGTATCCTTCAGGAGACAAGGATCTTCAGGTTTGGTTTGGGACGAAAAACTGACTCAGCTAGTCAATCAGCAGGATAAAGAGAACAATAAACCTCAACTTGAAGGCCAACAAGATCCGGCCGCGACGGTGCCCACCAAGAACTCACCGCCGCCACCCGTATTGACGATCGAGAGGAGCCGATCCAACGGCGGAGGAAGAGGGTTTCGTACTGGACGGGTATCTCCCGCGATTGAGCCGCCGTCTCCTAAGGTTTCTGCTTGTGGGCTTTGCAGTGCCTTTGGTAAACAAGACAAgaaccgccgccgccgccgccttcCCCCGGCGAGACCCGGCAAGCGCGTGGTGTGA